The genome window GCATGGAAAATGTTGCCGTAGTTGCTAGTGAAGATGCAATACTGGTAATGCCTCTAAATCGCAGTCAAGATGTGAAAAAAACAATTCAGTATTTGGAGACAAAAAATCCAAAACTTTTGTAATTTGATTTAATTTGATTAATTGGAGATTTCTTATGACGAAAATCTTGTACGACGCAGCTATTGGAAAAAAAACAAATAAAATTCCATTGTGGCTGATGCGCCAAGCTGGTCGCTATTTACCAGAATATCGTGAAATAAGAAAACAACATTCAACCCTCACAATGTTTAAAACACCTAAAATTGCAGCAGAAGTAACGTTACAGCCTTTGCAAAGATTTCAATTAGATGGTGCTATTCTTTACGCTGATATTTTACTCATTCCTGATGCCTTAGAACTTGGTCTAAATTTTATCGAAAAAGAAGGGCCAAAATTTGAAAAAACTATTCGTTCACAAAATGATTTAAATAGTATATTAAATTTAAGCGAGAATATTGATAAAATTATTGAAAAATTAAGTTATGTTGGAGAAACTCTTGATAAAGTAAAATCAAGTCTAGATAGCAATGTTACTTTACTTGGTTTTGCTGGAGCGCCTTTTACTGTTGCAAGCTATATGATTGAAGGAGGAAGTGCGAAAGGAGAATTTTTTGAGTGCAAAAAATTAATGTTTAATCAACCTGAAGTATTCCATAGTCTTATGAATATTCTGACTAAAATAACAATTGCTTATTTAAAAATGCAAATTAAAGCTGGCGCCGAAGTATTGCAATTATTTGAAAGCTGGTCTGGGGCTCTTTCTGCAGATCAATATAATGAATTTTGTCTTCCTTACACCAAAAAAATTGTTACTGAA of Pigmentibacter sp. JX0631 contains these proteins:
- the hemE gene encoding uroporphyrinogen decarboxylase produces the protein MTKILYDAAIGKKTNKIPLWLMRQAGRYLPEYREIRKQHSTLTMFKTPKIAAEVTLQPLQRFQLDGAILYADILLIPDALELGLNFIEKEGPKFEKTIRSQNDLNSILNLSENIDKIIEKLSYVGETLDKVKSSLDSNVTLLGFAGAPFTVASYMIEGGSAKGEFFECKKLMFNQPEVFHSLMNILTKITIAYLKMQIKAGAEVLQLFESWSGALSADQYNEFCLPYTKKIVTEIKSHAPIIHFFGQGAHLTKQLLDINPNVYGVDWRQNLGKVSEQLKGTSIAVQGNLDPLLLYSPSDRLLKQLENCLIDGSKHPYGYIFNLGHGCTQHTPVEKVAELVKFVNNFKP